The Sediminicola sp. YIK13 genomic sequence TCCTCATTTGTATTGGCAGCCGTTTATTCTTTCTAAAGAAATAAGTAGTTTAGTTTATATATTCTAAAAAATCCTGGCAGCAACTGCTAGGATTTTTTTTTAATTATCACCAGGCATAAATGCCTTTACCCCGGCCATAACCTTTACAGACATGGAATTAACTGTTGGCACTATTGGGCAGGAATATTTTTTATTGTACGCGCAATAAGGATTATAGGCCCTATTAAAATCTATGATCAAGCTATCTCCGTCAGGAATACTTAAGTCAATATAACGTCCCCCAGAATAGGTTTCTTCTCCGTTTGTCTCATCTAAAAAAGGAAGGAACAAATAGTCCTTATACTTCTCCTCCAACATCAGCTCCTGGTTCTGATAAACCTCCAATTGATACTGTTCGCCCTTCAGTGAAAAATAAGCCACGCCATAAGTGACTTCCTTTGATTTCCTATCCGTTGTTGTAGGCATCATAAAAGGTACTGCTTCAGGGGTACGTACAAATTTTGCTACCACCCTGTAGGTAGTATCAGGTTGAAAAAAAGACAGGCCGTTAAAATCCATGCGATATCGGTCAGGCAAAGGGGAAGACTCAGGGTCTTTGAATTCTTGATTCATTTTTTTCTGAAATTCCAGAATTTCACCAAGGGCAGTAGACCCGTTCGCTGGGATATCAACCTTGTTTTCTGAATGATATTTCTTTTCTTTACATCCTAGGACAAGCAAAAGCAGTATCACATATAAATATCTCATTTCTATAGTTTCAAATCGTTCGAATGGTAAAAATACAACATACCATATTTTTATCGCGTTTTGTTGTCCAATAGAATTCAATGGATTCTGAATCGCTAAAATATTATTCTTTCAAAATTTTCAGGACTTTCAACCTTTTAAGTTTTCAGAGAAAAACTATTTTAAAGAATCAGATTTGATAGTCCTTCAAATTGACTGTATTTTATGCGGATCATACGATCATTTGGAGTTTCACTTGAGCTACATTGATTTAGTTATGGCCCATTACAATACAATTTTGCGCTGTTTCAGCGACATTTAATTACTTTTACTTTTGAAAAAACACACCAACAAATACAAAAAAATGGGTAAGACCTTTTTAATTTTCACGGTTTTTATGAGCATCCTATTAGCTGGGTGCGGTAAAAATAAAGGATCAAGAAATATTCCTGAGACTAAAAGACATGTGCCCAATATTGTACCTAACAGGTATAATGTGGCCTTTTTGATCATGGATGGCACTTTTAACACAGAGTTCACTGCTCCCTATGATATTTTTCAACACACGCAGTTTAGGGAAGGGATCAAAGCGATGAATGTATTTACGGTTGCCAACACCCTAAAACCGATAACCACATTTGAAGGCCTGAGGATCCTGCCAGATTACGATTATACCGAAGACGACTTACCAAAAATAGATATATTGGTAGTTCCAAGTGCTGAACACCATCTGGACAGCGATCTAAGGGATACAACCATGATCAATTTTATAAAAATGGTCGACAAAAAGGCCCAATTCATGACTTCCCATTGCGATGGTGCTTTTGTTTTGGCCAAAGCAGGGATTTTGGACAATAGCACCTCCACCACTTTTCCGAGTGATATTGAAACTTACCAAAAAAAATTTCCAAACCTAAAGGTACAGGATAGTGTCCTATTTGTTCACGACGGAAAATATATCACCTCAGCAGGTGGGGCCAAAAGTTTTGAAGCTGCGCTCTATTTATGTGAACTATTATACGGCAAGGAGATTGCACAATCCTTAGCTAAAGGACTTGTTATTGAGTGGGATCTCGATTTAATTCCACACCTTATTGTTCATTAATCCCATACCTAGGATCATCTAGGTACTTTTTAACCAATTCATTAAATTCCGGGGTTATTCTCAGCAAGGCAGTATGCTCCAAAGCATATAAGGCTTCTTTATCTGTGAATCCATTTTTAAGCAATTCCTCCACATAAAATAGGGCGGTTCCAAAATCCTCTATTTTAGAGCTTAGGGAGATGGTTTCCAGATACGATCCATATTCTTTTGGATCAGTTATGGTTTTTAACATGAAGACGAAAAGCAAAGCATCCTCATCTACCACCTTTTCCTTTTTCAACATATCTTCAGTATCGTCAACCAAGGCATTCACATAACCATAAAGTCGCTTTCCCATTTGACGTTCTGCTTCATTTTGGCTCTTTTCATATTTCTTAATATCCTCCATTTGAAAATTCCACCATCCCAAATTATTAAAATTATAGGTAAGCACGTCTTCTTCTAAATAATAGGAATAATCTTCTTTGATCAACGATTCCTTAAAAAATACATTATTCTCGTTTCGCTTTTGGGTTCTATAAAGTTTATCCTTTTTTAGAGACTTCAATTTTTCTTTTAGCTCATCCACTTTTAAGTGAACCCGATAAACCGATTGCGTTTCCTGAATCATTTTTTCCGCTTCCAATAATTTTTTGGAGGCTATCAAACTATCTATCTCATCTAGGTTGGCCTCATAACTCTGCTTTAAAAATGTTTCGTTTAGCGGAATACTCCCTTTCGCCATGGATGATAATGTAAATATTTGCATAGCCTTCTGCAACTGGTGTAGTTCTTGCAATTTATTCCCATTGTTCATCAAGAGCAGTTGATTTGGAAACTTTAAATTATTCAGCATCAACTCGTCCCCCAACATCCTAGGATAGTTGTAATCCTCTTTGCTCACTATCCCAATATAATGAAACATGTTTTTTGTACTTAAAACCTCTATGTTGCCCAATGGCCCTCCAAAAGAGACGACCCCATCAATATTTGGGACAAACACAGGAACAATACTAGCAAGTCTCCCGCCGTTGGCAATACCCCCTGTATAGATTCTTTTAGGATGAATTGAAAATAGTTCGAATGTTTTATTGAACATCCGGTTTGATATTAAAATGTTTTGGGAAATCGGCAGTGAATCATGTATATTATTAGATGCGGCTAGAATATAACCTTCCTTCTCTGCAGCATCTTGAAAAAAACGCACCAATTGCCTACCCCTGCCCTTCTCATCAAAAAGAAAGATTACGGGCCAATTTTTTGACATTTTAAAGTTCTTAGGGAGGTATAATGCGAAAGATTCCTGAATAGAATCATTGATCATTACCGAATCTGTGGCCATCCCTTTTTTAAAGGTTAATTCTTGTGCGGTTAAAAGTACCGTACTGCCGAAAAACAATAGGAAAATAATTTTTTTCATAAAACAGAAGGTATCAAAAACCTAGCCAAATTAGTCATTACATAAAGTTAATCAATTCCGTGGTTTCTATAGAATATAATACGTTATTTTGCACAATTCTTGACAAATACATAGATTTAGCCTACTAATATTAATTATTTCTTCTCTTTTTTATGGGGGCATCAGACACTATATCAGAAAGAATAATATGGGTCCGGGTCTCACCATACTGTATCAATTTGTCTATAAACTTCTCCAAATGAAATTGATCCTTTAATACTACTTCCATTATTATATTTTCATTCCCTGTTATCCTGTAGCAGTTAAGAACCTCCTCAAAAGTGCCTACAGTATCCAAAAATGGTTTCAATTTTCCCATAAATGCACGGAGGGTGATTATGGCACGGAGCTGATATCCCGTCTGCGTATGTGATACAACTGCCTTATAACCCTCTAATATACCCATGTCCTCCATTTTCTTGACACGTTCCGCCACTGCAGGCGGGGTAAGCCCTACTGTACGACCAATATTGGCAAAGGATTCCCTCGCATTATCCTGAAGACATTTTAGGATTCCCCAATTTAAATCATCGATCTTTATATTCAAATCTTTTTTCTTTAAATAATTTATTTTCAATAGCTAATTTACATTATTGCTTTTAAATCCAAAGATATTATTTCTGAATAGTACGTAATTTTATAATATAATTATTGGTGAAACTTAAAAATGTCTTACAAGAATTTACGTACGGTACCTGTATATCGAAAGGCTTTGGAACTCTGCACAATGAGTAGGGAGATAGCTGCGTATGTTTCATACAATAAAGATCTCTTATTATTATATCAATCCAATAGCTTACGGGATATCATTGCGGATTCTTTGATAACCGATTCCATACTCATTCCACAGAAAATTGCTCAGGCAGAATGCACGGAATCTTATGATGTACGCTTAAAAAGTGTTGCCCTAATTAATATAATGATACGAAACATCCTCTCTTATTGTAATGGACTGGAAAAAGATGGCGTAAAAGAAAAAGAGTATATTAACCTACTGAGAAGGGAAATAAAACTTTTTAGAAGGCTATACAAAAAATGGAAAAAATCCCTCAAAGGGGATAATGGCGACGCCAATTGGGGATTGAACGAGTCCTTTGGATTTTAGATTACTATTATCAAAATATCTAATAAAGGTAAAAGCCCCGATTTTCATCGGGGCTTTTTATTGCTACATATTTCTTCTATACTGCCCTCCGACTTCAAAGAGAGCATTTGTAATTTGACCTAAAGAACACACTTTGGTGACCTCCATCAATTTTTCAAAGATATTTTCATTATTCACAGCCCTATCCTGAAGATCCAATAGCTCCTTTTCAACTATATCGGCATTACGAGTTTGAAGATTTTGAAGCGTCGCAATCTGCGCCTGTTTCTCTTCTTCAGTAGCCCTTATAACTTCTGCAGGTAAAATTGTAGGTGAACCCTTAGAGCTCAAAAAGGTATTTACGCCAATAATTGGAAACTCTCCAGTGTGTTTCAACGTCTCATAATAAAGGCTTTCTTCCTGTATCTTGGAGCGCTGGTACATAGTTTCCATAGCCCCCAATACTCCGCCTCTTTCTGTAATTCTGTCAAATTCCAATAATACGGCTTCCTCCACCAGATCTGTCAGTTCTTCTATTATAAATGACCCCTGTAACGGATTCTCATTTTTTGCCAAGCCCAATTCCTTGTTAATGATCAATTGAATCGCCATGGCCCTCCTGACCGATTCCTCCGTTGGGGTTGTAATTGCCTCGTCATACGCATTGGTGTGCAGGGAATTACAATTATCATAAATAGCGTACAATGCCTGTAATGTGGTACGTATATCGTTAAAATCTATTTCTTGGGCGTGCAAACTCCTGCCTGAAGTCTGAATGTGGTATTTCAACATTTGGGCCCTTGGATCGGCACCATATTTATGCTTTAACGCCTTGGCCCATATTTTACGGGCAACTCTACCGATTACTGCGTATTCTGGATCTATACCATTGGAAAAGAAGAATGATAGGTTGGGACCAAATTTATCGATATCCATTCCTCTGCTCAAGTAATACTCTACATAGGTAAACCCATTGGAAAGCGTAAATGCCAATTGGGTAATAGGGTTGGCACCGGCCTCTGCAATATGATATCCGGATATGGATACGGAATAGAAATTACGGATCTCGTTCTCAATAAAGTATTCTTGGACATCCCCCATGAGTCGCAGGGCAAATTCCGTAGAGAATATACAGGTATTTTGCGCCTGGTCTTCCTTTAAAATATCTGCCTGAACAGTTCCCCTGACCTGGTTCATTGTAGCCTTTTTAATGGAGGCATACACTTCTTTGGGTAGAACTTGGTCACCCGTTACTCCTAAGAGCATCAGTCCTAACCCGTCGTTCCCTTTAGGAAGTTCACCGTTATATTTTGGCCTTTCAAAGCCCTTATCCTCGTAAAAGGCTTTGATTTTAGCCTCTACTTCCTTCTCGAGACCATTTTCCTTAATATACTTTTCACAATTTTGATCTATGGCGGCATTCATAAAAAACCCTAATAACATTGGTGCCGGACCATTGATGGTCATACTCACCGATGTCATTATTCCACTCAGATCAAAACCAGAGTATAATTTTTTCGCG encodes the following:
- a CDS encoding DUF1684 domain-containing protein yields the protein MRYLYVILLLLVLGCKEKKYHSENKVDIPANGSTALGEILEFQKKMNQEFKDPESSPLPDRYRMDFNGLSFFQPDTTYRVVAKFVRTPEAVPFMMPTTTDRKSKEVTYGVAYFSLKGEQYQLEVYQNQELMLEEKYKDYLFLPFLDETNGEETYSGGRYIDLSIPDGDSLIIDFNRAYNPYCAYNKKYSCPIVPTVNSMSVKVMAGVKAFMPGDN
- a CDS encoding DJ-1/PfpI family protein is translated as MGKTFLIFTVFMSILLAGCGKNKGSRNIPETKRHVPNIVPNRYNVAFLIMDGTFNTEFTAPYDIFQHTQFREGIKAMNVFTVANTLKPITTFEGLRILPDYDYTEDDLPKIDILVVPSAEHHLDSDLRDTTMINFIKMVDKKAQFMTSHCDGAFVLAKAGILDNSTSTTFPSDIETYQKKFPNLKVQDSVLFVHDGKYITSAGGAKSFEAALYLCELLYGKEIAQSLAKGLVIEWDLDLIPHLIVH
- a CDS encoding Lrp/AsnC family transcriptional regulator, with the translated sequence MNIKIDDLNWGILKCLQDNARESFANIGRTVGLTPPAVAERVKKMEDMGILEGYKAVVSHTQTGYQLRAIITLRAFMGKLKPFLDTVGTFEEVLNCYRITGNENIIMEVVLKDQFHLEKFIDKLIQYGETRTHIILSDIVSDAPIKKRRNN